From a region of the Sulfoacidibacillus ferrooxidans genome:
- the racE gene encoding glutamate racemase, protein MLMRNAPIGVMDSGVGGLTVVGEIWRQLPREEVLFYGDSLRCPYGDRTVEEIATYTFQALDYLVSQGVKMLVIACNTATAICLEPARKRYTIPVIGVIAPGSRAAIAATLNHKVGIIGTSATIRSGSYPKALHATHRGIETYSLACPPFVELVESGVTEEVALPIVRATLEPIVNTDMDTLILGCTHYPLLSKLIQEVVGPDVCLINSAEQTARDVSFWLDEQHLTRIDLRDPHHVFLTSGEAHAFAQIGQNWLGCPLDVRYLDVWHMDNEATRIEM, encoded by the coding sequence GTAGTTGGAGAAATATGGCGCCAGCTTCCGCGTGAGGAGGTATTGTTTTATGGTGATTCTTTGCGTTGCCCATATGGTGATCGTACAGTAGAAGAGATAGCGACGTATACGTTTCAAGCACTTGATTATCTGGTTTCGCAAGGCGTTAAAATGCTTGTGATTGCTTGCAATACTGCTACAGCGATCTGTCTTGAGCCAGCTCGTAAACGCTATACTATACCTGTAATTGGTGTCATTGCACCTGGATCTCGTGCGGCTATTGCAGCAACTCTCAATCATAAGGTGGGCATTATTGGGACAAGCGCTACGATTCGTTCAGGTAGTTATCCAAAAGCATTGCATGCTACACATCGCGGGATTGAAACGTATTCACTTGCCTGCCCTCCGTTTGTAGAGTTAGTCGAAAGTGGTGTTACAGAGGAGGTTGCGCTGCCGATTGTGCGAGCGACTTTGGAACCGATCGTTAACACTGATATGGATACGTTAATTCTGGGGTGTACACATTATCCGCTTCTAAGCAAATTGATCCAAGAGGTAGTTGGCCCCGATGTTTGTCTGATTAATTCTGCTGAACAAACTGCTCGTGATGTTAGTTTTTGGCTTGATGAACAGCATCTCACAAGAATTGACTTGCGTGACCCACATCATGTATTTTTAACCAGCGGAGAGGCTCATGCCTTTGCACAGATAGGTCAAAATTGGTTGGGATGTCCGCTTGATGTTCGCTATCTTGATGTGTGGCATATGGACAATGAAGCTACACGTATTGAAATGTAG
- the rdgB gene encoding RdgB/HAM1 family non-canonical purine NTP pyrophosphatase: MERLVVATTNQGKLREFQAELKDLFAQIEGLPDDYVAPEETGSSFLENATLKAMVASRKLNVPVLADDSGLVVDTLGGAPGIHSARFGGQGLSDGDRCDLLLSRLQGVPPYERRARFVAALVLVFPNGKTISSIGTCTGEIGSSIQGEIGFGYDPIFYYPPLAKTFGQMTIEEKATVSHRGQALQQLRERLNSKIMD, from the coding sequence ATGGAAAGACTTGTCGTAGCAACGACCAATCAGGGTAAATTACGTGAATTTCAAGCTGAATTAAAAGATTTATTTGCACAAATCGAGGGTTTGCCTGACGATTACGTAGCACCTGAAGAAACAGGTAGCAGTTTTTTGGAAAACGCTACTCTAAAAGCTATGGTTGCATCTAGAAAGTTGAATGTACCTGTACTGGCAGATGATTCTGGTTTAGTGGTTGATACGCTAGGTGGTGCTCCAGGGATTCATTCTGCGCGTTTTGGAGGACAGGGACTTAGTGATGGCGACCGCTGCGATCTATTGCTTTCGCGCCTGCAAGGTGTTCCTCCGTATGAAAGGCGTGCTCGCTTTGTTGCAGCACTTGTTCTTGTGTTTCCTAATGGGAAAACAATTTCGTCAATCGGTACTTGTACAGGTGAAATTGGATCATCTATTCAAGGTGAAATAGGGTTTGGCTACGATCCTATCTTTTACTATCCACCATTAGCTAAAACATTTGGACAAATGACGATAGAAGAAAAAGCAACGGTAAGTCACAGGGGTCAGGCACTACAACAATTACGAGAACGATTGAACAGTAAGATTATGGATTGA